Proteins encoded in a region of the Falco rusticolus isolate bFalRus1 chromosome 10, bFalRus1.pri, whole genome shotgun sequence genome:
- the INAFM2 gene encoding putative transmembrane protein INAFM2: MKEKEAGAERGKPATYTGDKKARMAAKTNKKWVRLATVLAYVLSVSLAAIVLAVYYSLIWQPVRGGSSGPGPAAGTSQPRTAPPSGPAAGQPPAAPTQEAPPPPPRTGPGPGSDAGVAQTGRPAASPLPPGPEAGAAALRRVRGSP, translated from the coding sequence ATGAAGGAGAAGGAGGCAGGGGCGGAGCGGGGCAAGCCCGCCACTTACACCGGGGACAAGAAGGCGCGCATGGCGGCCAAGACCAACAAGAAGTGGGTGCGCCTGGCCACCGTGCTGGCCTACGTCCTCTCCGTCTCGCTGGCCGCCATCGTCCTCGCCGTCTACTACAGCCTCATCTGGCAGCCGGTGCGCGGCGGCTCctccggccccggccccgccgccggcacctCGCAGCCCCGCACCGCGCCGCCGTCGGGCCCCGCGGCCGGCcagccgcccgccgcgcccACGCAGgaggccccgccgccgccgccgcggaCGGGCCCGGGCCCCGGCTCCGACGCCGGCGTCGCCCAGACGGGCCGCCCGGCCGCCTCCCCGCTGCCGCCCGGGCCCGAGGCGGGGGCCGCCGCGCTGCGCCGGGTGCGTGGCAGCCCCTGA